DNA from Candidatus Methylomirabilota bacterium:
TGACGAACGCGTTGAGGAGGTCGCGGCCGCGGAAGCGCCCGCGCACCAGCACGATGGCGGCCGCGGTCCCGATCACGGTGGACGCGAGCGCGGTCCAGATGGCCAGCTCGGTGGAGAGCCAGAGCGCCTGCATGAACTCCCGCCGCTGGAAGAAGTTGGCGAACCACTTGAGCGAGAAGCCCTGGGGCGGGAACGTGAAGTAGTTGCCCGCGTTGAAGGCG
Protein-coding regions in this window:
- a CDS encoding ABC transporter permease, yielding MILRSIVALVYAFLLLPMVVVVLAAFNAGNYFTFPPQGFSLKWFANFFQRREFMQALWLSTELAIWTALASTVIGTAAAIVLVRGRFRGRDLLNAFV